In one Vulgatibacter incomptus genomic region, the following are encoded:
- a CDS encoding chorismate-binding protein, with the protein MIDLYYGARSAGLRPALLESAGPLGGLSLLGVSPTRRVEVRDGATWLDGERIGGPMEIFRVLETGLGTGFFPAWIGFASYELARHLGQPAGPSLPGLPDAVFHYYPKGIAVRSGETLESTEVPARSFELPPLPSLRPASDLPESAFLEGVERVQEQIRAGEVYQVNLSRRFHFPARGVDPLALYARLRSINPSPFMGLVEGDGWAIVSGSPERLFSRSPRGVDGTSTIRARPIAGTRPRGASPAEDEALEAELRSNPKERAEHVMLVDLLRNDLARVCEPGSVALSEAFTVERYSHVMHLVSEVEGRSRAGLGELFASIFPGGSITGAPKTRVMEAIAELEPAPRGSYTGCLGYSSGAGADFNILIRSFTVAGDEAYFSCGGGIVIDSDPARELAETDTKAASLLAALERGKEGRAPAPPRKDATWEPPRSRRPSDARVLFVENRDSFSFNVVDYLRASGAEVRVVDRDEAPELDWPTHVVVGPGPGEPATAGRTLEWIGASLEAGLPLLGVCLGHQALGVALGARLGRASRPVHGVAERVAHAGRGIFEALPSPASFARYHSLSLHELPPGVELEAWAEDGSCMAISARDRRAWGVQFHPESILSTHGMELLSAFLELRA; encoded by the coding sequence ATGATCGACCTCTATTACGGCGCGCGCAGCGCCGGCCTGAGGCCGGCCCTCCTCGAGTCGGCGGGCCCCCTCGGCGGCCTCTCCCTCCTGGGCGTCTCGCCCACCCGGCGTGTGGAGGTCCGCGATGGCGCCACCTGGCTCGACGGCGAGCGGATCGGCGGCCCCATGGAGATCTTCCGGGTCCTCGAGACGGGCTTGGGCACGGGCTTCTTCCCGGCCTGGATCGGCTTCGCCTCCTACGAGCTGGCGCGCCACCTCGGCCAGCCCGCGGGCCCGTCCCTCCCGGGGCTGCCGGATGCCGTCTTCCACTACTACCCGAAGGGGATCGCCGTCCGTTCGGGTGAGACGTTGGAGAGCACCGAGGTCCCCGCACGGTCCTTCGAGCTTCCGCCGCTGCCGAGCCTCCGGCCGGCGAGCGATCTCCCCGAGTCGGCGTTCCTCGAAGGGGTCGAGCGGGTCCAGGAGCAAATCCGCGCCGGCGAGGTCTACCAGGTCAACCTCTCGCGCCGCTTCCACTTCCCCGCGCGGGGCGTGGATCCGCTCGCGCTCTACGCCCGGCTTCGCTCCATCAACCCGAGCCCCTTCATGGGCCTCGTAGAGGGAGACGGCTGGGCCATCGTGTCCGGGAGCCCCGAGCGGCTCTTCTCGAGGAGCCCACGAGGGGTCGACGGCACGTCGACGATCCGTGCAAGGCCCATCGCCGGCACGCGTCCCAGGGGCGCGAGCCCGGCGGAGGACGAGGCCCTCGAGGCGGAGCTGCGGTCGAACCCGAAGGAGCGCGCCGAGCACGTGATGCTCGTCGATCTGCTCCGCAATGACCTCGCTCGCGTCTGTGAGCCCGGCTCGGTGGCGCTGAGCGAGGCGTTCACCGTGGAGCGGTACTCCCACGTGATGCACCTGGTGTCCGAGGTCGAGGGGCGAAGCCGGGCGGGGCTCGGAGAGCTCTTCGCCTCCATCTTCCCCGGCGGATCGATCACGGGCGCGCCCAAGACCCGCGTCATGGAGGCGATCGCGGAGCTGGAGCCGGCGCCGCGCGGCTCGTACACCGGCTGCCTCGGCTACTCGTCGGGGGCCGGCGCCGATTTCAACATCCTGATCCGCAGCTTCACCGTGGCGGGGGACGAGGCGTACTTCTCCTGCGGCGGCGGGATCGTCATCGACAGCGATCCCGCCCGGGAGCTCGCCGAGACCGATACGAAGGCGGCGTCGCTCCTCGCCGCGCTGGAGCGCGGAAAAGAAGGCCGGGCGCCGGCGCCGCCACGGAAGGACGCCACCTGGGAGCCGCCGCGCTCGAGGCGCCCGTCCGACGCCCGCGTCCTCTTCGTCGAGAATCGGGACTCGTTCAGCTTCAACGTCGTCGACTACCTGCGCGCCAGCGGGGCGGAGGTCCGGGTCGTCGATCGGGACGAGGCGCCCGAGCTGGATTGGCCCACGCACGTGGTGGTCGGCCCGGGCCCCGGCGAGCCCGCCACGGCGGGGCGAACCCTCGAATGGATCGGCGCCTCCCTCGAGGCCGGGCTGCCTCTCCTGGGCGTCTGCCTGGGGCACCAGGCCCTGGGCGTCGCGCTGGGCGCGCGGCTGGGGAGGGCGTCGCGCCCCGTCCACGGCGTCGCCGAGCGCGTCGCGCACGCGGGCCGCGGGATCTTCGAGGCGCTCCCGTCGCCGGCTTCTTTCGCCCGGTATCACTCGTTGTCACTCCACGAGCTCCCGCCCGGTGTCGAGCTCGAGGCGTGGGCGGAGGACGGGAGCTGCATGGCGATCTCCGCCCGCGATCGGCGCGCATGGGGCGTGCAGTTTCACCCGGAGAGCATCTTGTCTACACACGGGATGGAGCTCCTCTCCGCGTTCCTGGAGCTGCGCGCGTGA
- a CDS encoding aminotransferase class IV: protein MIRLVNGEPAPLALGSWALHGYTAFTVLRVESGLPVLLERHLERLRRHAGAIGLAWPGDEAIEADLRRLVTLGPRLLARLAVGDGARLAEARPLVPPSAADYDAGVNAVFTGIRVHPDLGRWKTGNFLPCRLAMEAARREGAFEGLLVDSEGHVVDGSRTSPLLYRNGVLTVLEGGLEGITREEVADEAARMGLEVRRAPMKREALDGQLLLAGTGVGLVPVGLPIEEPLRSLIARFRLDR, encoded by the coding sequence GTGATCCGGCTGGTGAACGGAGAGCCGGCGCCGCTGGCCCTCGGGAGCTGGGCGCTCCACGGGTACACCGCGTTCACGGTGCTGCGGGTGGAGTCGGGCCTGCCCGTCCTCCTGGAGCGGCACCTCGAGAGGCTCCGGCGGCACGCGGGCGCCATCGGCCTGGCTTGGCCGGGTGACGAGGCAATCGAGGCCGATCTGCGGCGGCTGGTCACCCTCGGCCCGCGCCTCCTGGCCAGGCTCGCGGTGGGCGACGGAGCGAGGCTGGCGGAGGCGAGGCCACTCGTGCCTCCGAGCGCGGCCGACTACGACGCGGGTGTGAACGCGGTGTTCACTGGAATCCGCGTCCATCCGGACCTCGGCCGATGGAAGACCGGGAACTTCCTTCCCTGCCGCCTCGCGATGGAGGCGGCCCGCCGCGAGGGCGCCTTCGAGGGGCTCCTCGTCGATTCGGAAGGGCACGTGGTGGACGGCAGCCGGACCAGCCCGCTTTTGTATCGAAACGGTGTGCTCACCGTGCTCGAAGGCGGCCTCGAAGGGATCACCCGCGAGGAGGTCGCTGACGAGGCGGCCCGCATGGGGCTCGAGGTTCGCAGGGCCCCGATGAAGCGGGAGGCGCTCGACGGGCAGCTCCTCCTCGCCGGGACCGGCGTGGGGCTCGTCCCCGTCGGCCTGCCGATCGAGGAGCCCTTGCGCTCGCTGATCGCAAGGTTTCGCCTCGATCGCTAG